One genomic segment of Sander lucioperca isolate FBNREF2018 chromosome 10, SLUC_FBN_1.2, whole genome shotgun sequence includes these proteins:
- the tent5aa gene encoding terminal nucleotidyltransferase 5A, with protein sequence MSEDDSSSTTSNMSDTEGSNVSVLHWEQVQRLDAILTETIPIHGRGNFPTLEMQPRQIVKVVRSRMEEKQIHVRDVRLNGSAASHILHGDSGLGYKDLDLIFCADMKGESDFQTVKDIVLDCLLDFLPDCVNKEKISPLTLKEAYVQKMVKVCNDSDRWSLISLSNNRGKNVELKFVDSLRRQFEFSVDSFQIKLDSLLLFYECSENPMTETFHPTIMGESVYGDFSEALDHLRHKFICTRNPEEIRGGGLLKYCHLLVRGFRAASESEMKSLQRYMCSRFFIDFSDIGEQQRKLESYLQNHFVGLEDRKYDYLMTLHGVVNESTVCLMGHERRQTLGLIAMLAVRVLAEQNVIPNVANVTCYYQPAPYVADGNFSNYYIAQVQPVFACQQHAYSTWLPCN encoded by the exons ATGTCAGAGGACGACAGTAGCTCCACCACCAGCAACATGTCTGACACCGAAGGCAGCAACGTTAGCGTCCTCCACTGGGAGCAAGTGCAGCGGCTGGACGCCATCCTGACGGAGACCATCCCGATCCACGGCCGGGGGAACTTCCCCACTCTGGAAATGCAGCCGCGGCAGATCGTGAAAGTGGTGCGGAGTCGGATGGAGGAGAAGCAGATCCACGTCCGGGACGTTCGGTTAAACGGCTCTGCAGCCAGCCACATCCTGCACGGGGATAGCGGACTGGGCTATAAGGACCTAGACCTCATATTTTGCGCAGATATGAAAGGTGAAAGTGATTTCCAGACTGTGAAGGACATAGTTTTGGACTGTCTCCTGGATTTTTTACCCGACTGTGtgaataaagagaaaataagcCCGTTAACGTTAAAG gaagcctATGTGCAGAAGATGGTGAAGGTGTGTAATGACTCAGACCGCTGGAGTCTCATCTCCCTCTCCAACAACCGGGGAAAGAATGTGGAGCTGAAGTTTGTGGACTCTCTTCGGCGGCAGTTTGAGTTCAGCGTGGACTCCTTTCAGATCAAACTGGACTCCCTGCTGCTGTTCTACGAGTGCTCCGAGAACCCAATGACCGAGACCTTCCACCCCACCATCATGGGCGAGAGTGTGTACGGCGACTTCAGCGAGGCCCTGGACCACCTACGTCACAAGTTCATCTGCACCCGGAACCCGGAGGAGATCCGAGGCGGGGGTCTGCTCAAGTACTGTCACCTGCTGGTGAGGGGTTTCCGCGCCGCCTCCGAGTCCGAGATGAAGTCTCTGCAGCGCTACATGTGCTCACGCTTCTTCATCGACTTCTCGGACATTGGCGAGCAGCAGCGTAAGCTGGAGTCCTATCTTCAAAACCACTTTGTAGGCCTGGAGGACCGCAAGTACGACTACCTGATGACCCTCCACGGAGTGGTCAACGAGAGCACGGTGTGCCTGATGGGACACGAGAGGCGGCAGACCTTAGGCCTCATAGCCATGCTGGCGGTGCGCGTTCTCGCCGAGCAGAACGTCATCCCCAATGTGGCTAATGTTACCTGTTACTACCAACCTGCTCCTTATGTGGCAGATGGCAACTTCAGTAACTACTACATAGCACAGGTTCAGCCGGTGTTTGCTTGCCAGCAGCATGCATACTCCACCTGGCTGCCCTGTAACTGA